The following are encoded together in the Plasmodium vinckei vinckei genome assembly, chromosome: PVVCY_12 genome:
- a CDS encoding periodic tryptophan protein 2, putative, whose product MLNYNLSNICGSFYTGGKLAFSEDGNSLFVPINNRINVYDLSSNTCNTLLSENRNDLRFIAIHPNMDICISIDKFGYGCVINLLKDKIIARILFKSKTGIITSFNYNNIFTPQEEQDFVNFATFTNSGKYFLIGIGRRVIIWNSPCKHNKYRLVKYNDLCYHSLNIISIDISENDQYFLTTSYDLTIRIHTINKKKKIRPTVLSGNKSIIVGAFFSKNADFIFSVNKSGLIIVWSYEVATGEAEKGDELNGIEETVDKVTGIDEAEADTKAGEVVATHEGVRRGKYVKAYEKRWCYKKIYYCNQDKNEEVVKACFNKYRDLLVIAYSNGKFAIYNTPEMVSLYNIKINTNMIDDIVINKDGDWIALAESSNGTVIVWEWQSESYILKQFTSNKNVKCVKFSPIISHLKIGSNIANNSMSYHECDNFTSKFVIATGNEDGTIKLYDYLSYINFVTFTAHTNSVTDICFLPQGNAFISCSLDGTLRAFDLLRYRNFKVYTADLLEEDTNIATKNSNNNMNESGKIVAKKISKKINVQFLCVNVNVSGNIVAAGGRGNEYIVYIWNIQTGKCIDKLYGHNSPIAKICFSTNLKNEGVIATCSMGANILIWDLYSRRNKGSKFDEITNSQSISYMCFDPRGNDVLAVCTLGCRITFWDISVQEIVGTIEGARDIKRGRLLGEDYSAIPKMNNNKKKRNRKDGNYQYVDDLEDQGTNTVVNQNCYFTCIDYIHSGNYLAGVANTSVSLYIYDTNIYLLVKIIDLTKNYCVDGIKREISSRYLTNEGKHIYEYDISDDEGDIYLDNYKILNRKKKENILPGQVNENFLNNKFKKYKLLLNYINISGDDRHIAVASSVGLYILTKDHQYYYVPNSKNLYKGLLAPINYDPKFLTQNVNVKNFKLSLKKKEYIKAFILSLALNNYEHILEVYENVPYNLIPLCVKVLTKPFIYILINFIKTLLLNDTIKHIHLHLYYLNSIFTIHFSIFINNDFNTVVKNTTGATKNGQDDKNTRISISTISDEYRISLLFILKQIITLYNGLQYLYTNNINVLKYLSLDYIP is encoded by the coding sequence ATGTTGAACTACAATCTTAGCAACATATGTGGGAGTTTTTATACAGGAGGTAAACTAGCATTTAGTGAAGATGGCAATTCTTTATTTGTTCCAATAAATAACAgaataaatgtatatgaTTTAAGTAGTAATACATGTAATACATTATTGTCTGAAAATAGAAATGATTTACGATTTATAGCTATTCATCcaaatatggatatatgTATAAGTATCGATAAATTTGGATATGGTTGtgttattaatttattgaaagataaaataatagctcgaattttatttaaatccaAAACTGGCATTATTActtcttttaattataataatattttcacaCCTCAAGAGGAACAAGATTTTGTGAACTTTGCTACTTTTACAAATAGtggtaaatattttttgataggTATAGGTAGACGAGTAATAATATGGAATAGTCCAtgtaaacataataaatatagattaGTAAAATATAACGATTTATGTTATCattctttaaatattatatccaTAGATATATCTGAAAAtgatcaatattttttaactacTTCATATGATTTAACTATAAGAATACAtacaattaataaaaaaaaaaaaattcgtCCAACGGTTCTTAGTGGCAATAAAAGTATCATCGTTGGTGCATtcttttcaaaaaatgctgactttatttttagtgTCAATAAGTCGGGACTCATAATAGTTTGGTCCTACGAGGTAGCCACGGGAGAAGCAGAAAAAGGGGACGAGCTAAATGGGATTGAAGAAACGGTTGACAAGGTGACTGGAATTGACGAAGCAGAAGCTGACACAAAGGCTGGGGAAGTAGTTGCTACCCATGAAGGGGTAAGGAGAGGAAAATACGTGAAGGCATACGAAAAAAGATGGtgctataaaaaaatatattattgtaatcaagataaaaatgaagaagtTGTTAAGGCATGTTTCAATAAATATCGTGATTTGTTAGTCATTGCTTATAGTAATGGAAAGTTTGCTATTTATAATACTCCTGAAATGGTGTcactatataatattaaaattaatacaaatatgaTTGATGatatagtaataaataaagatggAGATTGGATTGCTTTAGCTGAATCGTCAAATGGAACCGTAATTGTATGGGAATGGCAAAGTGaaagttatatattaaaacaatttactagtaataaaaatgtaaaatgtGTAAAATTTTCACCAATTATAAgccatttaaaaataggaAGTAATATAGCTAATAATTCAATGTCCTATCATGAATGTGATAATTTTACAAGTAAATTTGTTATAGCCACAGGAAATGAAGATGGaacaattaaattatatgactATTTAtcttatattaattttgtaacTTTTACTGCACATACAAATAGTGTTACagatatatgttttttaccACAGGGTAATGCATTTATTTCATGTTCTTTAGATGGAACATTACGAGCATTTGATTTATTACGATATCGAAATTTTAAAGTATATACAGCAGATTTATTAGAGGAAGATACTAATATTGCCactaaaaatagtaataataatatgaacgAGTCAGGTAAAATTGTggctaaaaaaatatctaaaaaaattaatgtacaatttttatgtgtAAATGTGAATGTAAGTGGAAATATAGTGGCTGCTGGTGGAAGAggaaatgaatatattgtCTATATATGGAATATTCAAACTGGAAAATGTATAGATAAATTATATGGTCATAATTCTCCAATtgcaaaaatatgttttagtactaatttaaaaaatgaaggaGTCATAGCTACCTGTTCAATGGGGGCAAATATTCTTATTTGGGATTTATATTCAAGAAGAAATAAAGGAAGTAAATTTGATGAAATTACAAATTCACAAAGTATTTCATATATGTGCTTTGATCCAAGAGGTAATGATGTATTAGCAGTATGTACGTTAGGGTGCAGAATAACTTTTTGGGATATATCGGTGCAAGAAATTGTCGGAACTATAGAAGGTGCAAGAGATATAAAAAGAGGAAGATTATTAGGAGAAGATTATTCAGCAATTCctaaaatgaataataataaaaaaaaaagaaatagaaaAGATGGAAATTATCAATATGTAGATGATTTAGAAGATCAAGGAACAAATACTGTTGTAAACcaaaattgttattttaCATGTATTGATTATATACATAGTGGAAATTATTTAGCAGGGGTAGCTAATACTAGTGTAAGTTTGTACATATATGATacgaatatatatttattagtaaaaataatagatttaacaaaaaattattgtgTTGATGGAataaaaagagaaatatCATCACGATATTTAACAAACGAAggaaaacatatatatgaatatgatATAAGTGATGATGAAggtgatatatatttagacaattataaaatattgaatagaaaaaaaaaagaaaatatattgccTGGTCAGGTAAATgagaattttttaaataataaatttaaaaaatataaattattgttaaattatattaacataTCAGGTGATGATAGACATATAGCAGTTGCAAGTAGTGTtggattatatattttaacaaaagatcatcaatattattatgtaccaaattcaaaaaatttatataaaggtTTATTAGCTCCTATTAATTATGATCCAAAATTTTTAACACAAAATgttaatgtaaaaaattttaaactttctttaaaaaaaaaagaatatattaaagCATTTATTCTTTCATTAgctttaaataattatgaacatATTTTAGAGGTATATGAAAATGTCCCTTACAATTTAATCCCTTTATGTGTTAAAGTTTTAACAAAaccatttatatatatattaataaattttataaaaacattattattaaacgATACAATCAAACATATACATTTGCACTTATATTATCTTAATtcaatttttacaattcattttagtatttttataaataacgATTTTAATACAGTAGTTAAAAATACAACTGGAGCGACCAAAAATGGACaagatgataaaaatactCGAATTTCTATTTCAACAATTTCAGATGAATATAGAATATCtcttctttttatattgaaacaaattattactttatataatggattacaatatttatacactaataatattaatgttttgaaatatttgaGTTTAGACTATATTCCATAA
- a CDS encoding 1-cys peroxiredoxin, putative, with amino-acid sequence MAYHLGAKFPNFTAKASGIDGDFELYKYIENSWAILFSHPNDFTPVCTTELAELGKMHDEFLKLNCKLVGFSCNSKESHEQWIEDIKHYGKLNKWEIPIVCDESRELANKLKIMDEEEKDKSGLPLTCRCLFFISPEKTIKATVLYPATTGRNAQEILRVLKSLQLTSKTPVATPVNWNEGDKCCVIPTLQDDEISKHFKNEITKVDMPSKKKYLRFVDL; translated from the coding sequence atggcATATCATTTAGGAGCAAAATTTCCAAATTTTACAGCCAAAGCTTCAGGAATAGATGGGGATTTCGAattatataagtatatagaaaatagtTGGGCAATATTATTTAGTCACCCAAATGATTTTACCCCAGTATGCACAACTGAATTAGCTGAATTAGGAAAAATGCATGATGAATTTCTAAAACTTAATTGTAAATTAGTAGGATTTAGTTGTAATTCAAAAGAATCACATGAACAATGGATAGAGgatataaaacattatggaaaattaaataaatgggAAATTCCTATTGTTTGTGATGAATCAAGAGAACTTgctaataaattaaaaattatggatgaggaagaaaaagataaaagtGGTTTACCATTAACATGTAGAtgccttttttttatttcccctgaaaaaacaattaaagCAACTGTATTATATCCAGCTACAACAGGCAGAAATGCTCAAGAGATTTTAAGAGTTTTAAAATCTTTGCAACTTACTTCTAAAACACCAGTAGCTACACCTGTTAATTGGAATGAAGGTGATAAATGTTGTGTCATTCCAACTCTTCAGGATGATGAAATATCgaaacattttaaaaatgaaataaccAAAGTTGATATGccatcaaaaaaaaaatatctcAGATTCGTTGATTTATGA
- a CDS encoding inositol 5-phosphatase, putative: MYGSSPIVYKKFKIYSSRSIILIAGINKKEDAYSICELKRTKQVEIKKHFEIFGKLNFRNLIKKKKAEYLCTCEGILGCIKFLSYPYLYVITDKEKIGVLFNEHKVYSVKNILLIPFKETVFEKTHQEDHLVQIFYNSANHKYLYFSYTYNLANSLQDNYFLQQEYLKGNIIYNKKYKNNYIWNYYHCKPFLKQNVFICLFVINGYLIQSKISFSGKNIDITFVARRSYKYAGTRYRKRGINYNGYAANEVESEIILHEKNNISNVILSYVHLRGSVPILWNQSINYKLLKKPKIKCLKTDINYTCTKKHFSYLFKKYGYPITVVNLLSKNKYSDEVLLSKEYKTCINIINKHIPPTIRIIYKHLDLRKSYKIGTKYAQYNLKLLFKFSLNNIGFFFIHNNQVLSIQRGVLRFNCVDCIDRTNAAQIFINIYMFIKFVTLINVLKKTDLFIADLKQLFQMCEELGDAVSKQYAGSLAHKKYTSGQNTNLFIQTKELFTSIKRYYISSFNDLEKQNSINLYLGVIQSKLNEISNAHYLDTYIHNSFFKDLGNDKFWWVLPLEHFYYKVESILDGSFDRCEKWDNTNIDKNVEKKKIKKNCRKKNKTKLHISKLSLHLKGYTKIVKNINNNLKFYNCYSKTNIFKNMYNANNMLSIFLKQNSMLSLEHYSNINHINKVIKEKEIQIENNIENTNQVSFNLFKEVCQTFEHYNVYKNNFNKSFKNKNIFRLKIWRLIACYNYLNYMKIYFQFFFLIYYSFCSKYNVIQIYLDHLRTISEWQNVQVPHQESSHRNKKNEINYLYKNGNNYMQNDTDEEGYIVNRSNDLFPISSQFNSYKNEAENIINEFKKRGNIAILLNSYINYFYINKLNYNYILLNLSYIPDEKNNVVLKSREKHSNHNKCDNKMDTLTRKKKKKSISTNIFNELAMSCSKDQMKGLHSLSSKIMRKKKYDLKGKEICSENDCFKKKSKLILDKHKKKEKNIIKLPCVYSPIYFNVKLLKYFMFVHYYFSSNYNNLLSIKKKIETIGMEINKNFIEIQNNLSKSNKTITFYNIQFYLKKIIEMHDKNNMNTFFNELYMSYIYNCHHYKKFNLSFHRDIKNLFYNPQNTVTSGNNNNNNNNNDEKKVSKIKSEKIQFLQEYDSFENILKEKKKIKLIDEKIHNEINYHYQLANKYMSIDSFQKKYYHEMKHFQEKDQKIKNYFKKNTKLCSISNNNDYNTKINEIIENIKLIHTKQVDKLEYKNVEDFNSLSDKLENKMNYHDYCDPLRRKIFA; the protein is encoded by the coding sequence ATGTATGGCTCAAGCCCaatagtatataaaaaatttaaaatatatagtagTCGAAGTATAATACTAATTGCTgggataaataaaaaagaagacGCATACAGTATCTGTGAATTAAAGAGAACTAAACAagtagaaataaaaaaacattttgaaatatttggtaaattaaattttcgaaatttaataaaaaaaaaaaaagcagaATATTTATGTACCTGTGAAGGTATATTAGGttgtataaaatttttaagctatccatatttatatgtaattactgataaagaaaagataggagttttatttaatgaacATAAAGTATAtagtgtaaaaaatattttattaatccCTTTTAAAGAAACTGTATTTGAAAAAACACATCAAGAAGATCATCTAGTACAAATATTCTACAATTCAGCaaatcataaatatttatatttttcttatacatataatctAGCTAATAGTTTACaagataattattttttacaacaagaatatttaaaaggaaatataatatataataaaaaatataaaaataattatatatggaattattatcattgtaagccttttttaaaacaaaatgtttttatatgtcTTTTTGTAATTAATGGGTATCTAATTCAATCAAAAATTTCATTCTCTGGAAAGAATATTGATATTACTTTTGTAGCTAGACGTAGTTACAAATATGCTGGAACACGTTATAGAAAACGAggaataaattataatggCTATGCAGCAAATGAAGTTGAATctgaaattattttacatgaaaaaaataatatatctaatgttattttatcttaTGTACATCTAAGAGGTTCAGTACCAATACTATGGAATCAAtctattaattataaattattaaagaaACCCAAAATTAAATGTCTGAAAActgatataaattatacatgtactaaaaaacattttagttatttatttaaaaaatatggatacCCAATTACTGTTGTCAATCTtttaagtaaaaataaatatagtgATGAAGTTCTATTGtctaaagaatataaaacatgtattaacataattaataaacatATCCCACCAACTATTcgaattatatacaaacatTTAGATTTAAGAAAGTCATATAAAATAGGAACTAAATATGCTCAATATAATCTAaaacttttatttaaattttctttaaataatatcggttttttttttatacataataatcAAGTTTTATCAATTCAAAGAGGGGTACTTCGTTTTAATTGTGTTGATTGTATAGATAGAACAAATGCAGCTcagatttttataaatatatatatgtttattaaatttgtaacattaataaatgtattaaaaaaaacagattTATTTATAGCTGATTTAAAACAACTTTTTCAAATGTGCGAGGAGTTAGGTGATGCTGTTTCTAAACAATATGCAGGTTCATTAgctcataaaaaatatacatcaGGACAAAATACAAACCTTTTTATTCAAACAAAAGAATTATTTACATCAATAAAAAGATATTACATTAGTTCCTTTAATGATttagaaaaacaaaattctATAAACTTATACTTAGGTGTTATTCAATCGAAACTCAATGAAATATCAAATGCACATTATCTCGACacttatatacataattcattttttaaagatcTAGGAAACGACAAATTCTGGTGGGTTCTACCTCTAGAACATTTTTACTATAAAGTAGAATCAATACTTGATGGATCCTTCGATAGATGTGAAAAATGGGACAACACTAATATcgataaaaatgtagaaaaaaaaaaaataaaaaaaaattgtagaaaaaaaaacaaaacaaaattgcatatatcaaaattatctttacatttaaaagggtatacaaaaattgtaaaaaatataaacaacaatttaaaattcTATAATTGTTACAGTAAAacaaacatttttaaaaatatgtacaacGCAAATAATATGCtcagtatatttttaaaacaaaattcaATGCTAAGTTTGGAACATTATTCAAACATAAATCATATCAATAAAGTCAtcaaagaaaaagaaattcaAATTGAAAACAATATAGAGAATACTAACCAAGTATCCTTTAATCTTTTCAAAGAAGTTTGTCAAACATTTGAACATTAcaatgtttataaaaataactttaataaatcttttaaaaataaaaatattttccgACTAAAAATATGGAGACTAATTGCTTGCTACaactatttaaattatatgaaaatatattttcaatttttttttcttatttattattctttttgttCAAAATACAATGttattcaaatttatttggATCATTTGCGGACCATCTCAGAATGGCAAAACGTTCAAGTACCTCATCAAGAATCTTCCCAtcgaaacaaaaaaaatgaaataaattatttatataaaaatggaaataactATATGCAAAATGATACTGATGAAGAGGGTTATATTGTCAACAGGAGTAATGATCTATTCCCCATTTCAAGTCAGTTTAAttcttataaaaatgaggCTGAAAATATCATTAATGAGTTTAAAAAACGAGGAAATATagcaattttattaaattcttatattaattatttttatataaataaattaaattataattatattctcCTAAACTTATCATATATCCCAGAcgaaaaaaacaatgtCGTTTTGAAAAGTAGAGAAAAACATAGTAATCACAATAAGTGTGACAACAAAATGGATACACTGacaaggaaaaaaaaaaaaaaaagtataagtacaaacatttttaatgaacTTGCTATGTCTTGTAGTAAAGACCAAATGAAAGGGTTGCATAGTCTTAGTTCCAAAATAATgcgtaaaaaaaaatatgatttaaaaGGGAAAGAAATTTGTTCAGAAAATGAttgctttaaaaaaaaatcaaaactTATTTTagataaacataaaaaaaaggaaaaaaatattataaaattaccATGTGTATATAGcccaatttattttaatgtaaaattattaaaatattttatgtttgttcattattatttttcttctaattataataatttactaagtatcaaaaaaaaaattgaaacaATTGGCATGgagataaataaaaattttatagaaatacaaaataatctttctaaatcaaataaaactattactttttataatatccaATTCtatcttaaaaaaattattgaaatgcatgacaaaaataatatgaacaCATTTTTCAATGAGCTATACATgtcttatatttataattgcCATCActacaaaaaatttaactTAAGTTTCCATAGGGACATTAAAAACCTTTTTTACAATCCCCAAAATACAGTTACTAGTGGTAATAACAACaacaacaataataataatgatgagaaaaaagtaagtaaaataaaatcagAAAAAATTCAATTTTTACAAGAATATGAttcatttgaaaatattttaaaagaaaagaaaaaaattaaattaatcgatgaaaaaatacataatgaaataaattatcattatcaACTAgccaataaatatatgtctATTGATAGtttccaaaaaaaatattatcatgaAATGAAACATTTTCAAGAAAAAgatcaaaaaattaaaaattattttaaaaaaaatactaaatTATGTAGcatttcaaataataatgattataatactaaaataaatgagatcattgaaaatattaaattaatacataCAAAACAAGTAGATAAAttggaatataaaaatgttgaagATTTTAATTCACTATCTGATAAgcttgaaaataaaatgaattatcATGATTATTGTGATCCTTTAcgtagaaaaatatttgcctaa